The genomic stretch GGGTTCCATCAATCGCGCCAAGCGGAATGGCATTTGTAACGAGTGATGTTTATCCTGAGTTAAAAGGACATTTATTAGTTGGTTCGTTAAAGTTTCAATATTTAGAATTTTTAACGTTGACAAACGATGAAAAAGTTGCCAACAGAGAAAAACTACTCGACGGATTTGGTCGTGTGCGTTCGGTTCGTCAAGGTCCAGATGGATTTATTTATGTTGGAATTGATGGAAAAGGAGTGTATAAATTAGTATTGAATTCTGGTAAGAAAGAAGCACCAAAAACTACGGAAGATACAGTTGAAACAGAAAAAATTACAGAAGAAATTCCCGTTGAAACTCCAATCGTAACACAAGAATTTGATCCAAAAGAAATGGCAGCAAGTACAAAACGTGGAAAAGTTATTTATGACAACGTTTGTGTGCAATGTCATATGGCAAATGGAGAAGGCGTTGCGAATGTATTTCCGCCTTTGGCAAAATCTAATTGGTTAAAAGATAAAGTAACTGAAAGCATCCGATCTATTAAATACGGATTGCAAGGAGAAATTACCGTGAATGGTGAAAAATACAACAGCGTCATGTCGCCACTTGGACTCAGCGATCAAGAAGTTGCAGATGTAATGAATTATACGTCTAATGTTTGGGGAAATATCAGCGACCAAATGTTTACTGCGGAACAAGTGAGTAAGGTGAAAAAGAAGTAGCTTCGGCTCCGCTCAGCTACCTTTTTTTTTGAAACGTTAGTATGAAGAATTTTTAATTTTGAAGTAATCTGTGACTTTTATGTAACAGATTGCTTCATTTCGGTTCAACTCAATGTAAAACATTTCATTCATAATGTCAACTATTTATAACCTCTTTTTTAGATGGTTTTTTTATAATTTTCCAAGATCGCGATAGAATTTGAAATCGGTTTTCTATTACAACATGGCAAGTACAATTTCTTTGTTGAGTTTTATCATTTGTGCATCAACATCTAACTTTTCTAATCCTTTTGAAGTAATAATTTCGAGTTCAACATTCATCTTTCTTGGGATGTATTTTCGTAAAAAGCGTACTGTTTTTTTTAGAGCATCTGATGTTGACGCATTTGCAGAGCTAAGTTCACCCAAAATAGACGTATTTACAATTAATACCAAATAAGCTTACATTTTCATCATTCATAGAATTCGATTGATTTTTTGAGTGACTTCATGTAATTGATAAATGAATTTTTGACACTAATCTTTCATCACAAAAACACAGTAATAATTATAGTTTATTTTAACTGAAAACTTTCTAAAATGAACGCAATCGAAACAATTTTAGACTTATACCATTTGAAAATGTTGTTTACTAAAAATGTAGAAAAACAATTTTTTTGTTCTAGAATAAGTAATAACTTGAAACCTTTGAAATTCATCAATATTATTTTCCATGATAAAACAAATTCTGCTTTTATGTCTGTTGCTTTTGAACAGTTTGCTTTTTGCACAACAAACCGAAATTGTAGATTTTAAAACCGCCAAAGTAGATGTTGTATTGCGTCCACAATTGAAAGAAATTGGCATTGATGTTTTGTATGAGTTTGAGATTTTGAAAGATACAGATTCTATTTATTTAGACTTGCGAACGTTAGATACCTATAAAGTGTATCAACAAAGTTTTGAAGGAACACATCGTTATTCAGACAAAAAAATCATTTTTAAAAGTAAGTTTAAAAAAGGCGAAAAACATTCTGTCGGATTGGCTGCTTTTACACATCCGACAAAAGCAATGTATTTTATTGATTGGAATGAAAAAGAAGGCAGAAAGCAAGTGTGGACGCAAGGTCAAGGAAAATATATAAGCAATTGGTTGCCAAGTTTTGACGATGTGAATGAGAAAGTTGAATTTGATTTTAGCATTACGTTTGATAAAGATTTCGAAGTGATTGCTAATGGGAAATTACTTAAAAAAGAATCGCCCAATGATTCGTTGACGAAATGGTATTTTGACATGAAGCAACCGATGAGTAGTTATTTGGCGGCAATTGCGATTGGAAAATACAAAAAGAAGATTGAAATTTCTAAGAGTGGAATTCCGCTAGAAATGTATTATTATCCAGAAGATGAAGCAAAATTTGAACCTACATATCGCTATACAAAACAAATTTTTGATTTTTTGGAAGAAGAAATTGGCGTTGCATATCCGTGGCAAAATTATAAGCAAGTTCCTGTAAAAGATTTTTTGTATGCAGGAATGGAAAATACAAGCACGACACTATTTTCAGATAGTTTTGTAGTTGATAGTATTGGTTTTGTAGATAAGAATTATGTAAACGTTAATGCGCACGAATTGGCGCATCAATGGTTTGGCGATTTGGTCACTGCAAAAAGCGGCGAACATCATTGGTTGCAAGAAGGTTTTGCTACGTATTATGCGTTATTAGCTGAGAAAGAAGTTTTTGGAGACGATTATTTTTATTGGAAATTATACACATCTGCATTGCAATTACAAAAATTGAATGACGGAAAAGGCGAATCGGTAATGAATCCGAAAGCAAGTAGTTTGACGTTTTATCAAAAAGGAGCTTGGGTTTTGCATGCATTGCGAACAAAAGTAGGAGAGAAGCCTTTTAAAAAATCGGTTCAGCGATATTTGAATCTGTATAAATTTAAAAGTGCAGAAACCAATGATTTTATCAAAATTGTAGAGGAAGAAAGTGGACAAAATTTAGATGCGTTTGTGAAAACTTGGTTGGTAAAAAAGCAGTTGCCTGATTATTTTTATAGTTTTGAACGATTATTAGCAATAGATTCAAGTCCCGATTTTAGTATGTATCAGTACTTAGGCGGAATGCCAGGCGCACCAGCACAAGTAGCTTCTTTTAGAAAATTTAAAACTTCAAAGGAAAGTGCTACAACTTGTGTCAATATTTCTCAGATATTCAAATTGTCACAGAATGAATTGGTTCAAAAAGAAGTGCCTATTTCTGAGGAATTGTTAGTGAATTTAGTTAAAAACGCACCAAAAGATAGTCCTTTAGCTAGTATTCAAGTATACAAAGAAGCTTTCAAAACCAACAACATCAAAATTCGTCAAGCAATTGCACAAACCTTAACTAAGATTCCTCTAGATTTGAAATTGGAATATGAAGATTTACTCAACGATGATTCGTATGTAACCAAAGAAGCTGCATTGTATAATTTGTGGTCGAATTTTCCAGAAAACCGTAAAAAATATTTAGAAGATACCAAAAATATACAAGGATTTAACGATCAAAGTTTCCGAATTCTGTGGCTTACATTGGCAATTGTAACGAAGAATTATAGCGGACATGACACGCCGCTTTTTTATAATGAACTTTCAGGTTATACACATACGAAATACCATTTTGAAGTACGCCAAAATGCGTTTGTTTTTATTAATGAATTGCAATCTTTTACAGATAAAAATCTCGCAAATTTAGTAAATGGCGCATTGCATCATAATTGGCGATTTGCAACGTTTTGCCGAAATTTATTAGATGATCTTATTAAAAAAGAAATTTATAAAACCAATTTTGAGCGCACTATGAATCTTCTCACAGAAAAAGAAAAAGCATATTTAATCAAAAAAATGAATACTAAATGAAAGCAATAGTCATTTCCGGTGGCGGAAGTAAAGGTGCATTTGCTGGCGGAGTTGCTCAATATCTTATAGAGGAACAAGATAAGAAATACGATATGTTTTTAGGAACTTCTACAGGCAGCATTATTGCGCCTTTGTTGGGTTTGGATGATGTGCCAAAATTGAAAGAAATATATACTTCTGTTAACCAACGAAGCATTTTTAGTAGAAATCCTTTTGTAGTGCGAAAGAAGAAAGGAATCACATTTGTAAGTATTAATTATTTGAATGTTTTTTTGCAACAGTTGAAAGGAAAACGAACCTTTGGCGAAACAAAAAATCTTCGAAAACTGATTAAAACAAAATTTTCAAAAGAAGAATTTACAAGTCTCAAAGCTTCAGGAAAAGAAGTCGTAGTAACCGTTACAAATCTTACTAAGAATAAAGTTGAGTATAAATCAATTAAGGATTATGCGTATGAAGATTTTTGTGATTGGATTTGGATTTCATGTAATTATGTTCCGTTTATGAGTTTGGTTACAAAAAATGGCGATGAATATGCGGATGGAGGTTTTGGCTGTATTGTGCCAATTCATGAAGCAATTAAAAGAGGCGCAACCGAAATAGATGCTATTATTTTAGAAGCAGAAACGGATGTAGAAAATAAAATTTTAGGAAGAAACCCGTTTTCGCTCATGGCAAATTTGTTTAGATTTATGATCAATCAAATAGAACGACATGATATTACTATAGGAAAGTTATCTGCTAAATTTAGAGACGTAAAGCTCAACCTTTATTTTACACCTACAAAACTCACCGATAATTCATTAGTTTTTAATAAAAAGCAAATGGCTGAATGGTGGGAACAAGGTTATGAATATGCAAAAATTAAGAATGAAACCGTTAAGGATTAACATATAAAGTAAGTGTTTACACCTAATTTTATAAAAATAATTAAAATAAACTTTTTTATAAGCTGTAAAAATTACTATTTTTAAGTTAAAATAAAAACCGATGCTAAAAAAATCTACCTTCTTTATTGTGCTATTTGCCTTCTTTCAATGTGCATTTGGACAGAATTTCAAATACATTCAAATAGAAATGTTTGACCAAACACCAAGTTTTAGTTTTGTTGGAGCACCAACTTATTATTATGATGCGCCACCTGGAGCTACGAATTATTCTAACGACGCAGGATTAAATGCGATACTGACAGGCAACAATGTAAATGCTTACGACAACATTGAATCAATACCACAAACAAGTGTTAATGGTTTTGCCAATTGGACATTAGTAGTGTGTGATAACTGCGATAATGTACAATTAGCCTCGGATTTAAATGCATATTCTTCAGTTATTAGAAATGCGTATCCATTAAATGATCGGATTTCATATAACCATATGTATGTAAGTATTCAAGATATTGCTATAGGAATTCCGACAGGAACAGATAATGGCGTAATTACTACAAATGACGCTGGACTCAATGCAATATTTGCAGCCAATAATGTATATTTTTATGAACAAGCAATTCCTGCATCATCACAAAATGCATTATTGAGAGTTTATAATTTAATGTGTGATTGTGATGCTAGTATGCTTGAAACACAATTGACAGCTTATAATACAGTTATAGAATTTGCAGAACGAAGGTATATTCAGTCACAAGCGTTAAGCACTACTGAAGTTACTTTTAGTGATGTAAACGTGTATCCAAATCCTGTTGAGAATACACTTTATATTAGCAAAACAAGTGCAATTGAAACATTAGAAATTTATTCGATTCAAGGACAAATGATACTCAAAAAAACGAATCAATTTGAAACCATTGATGTGAGTACTTTAAAAAGTGGATTGTACTTTTTAAAATTAACCGATAGTACTAATAGAAGCACTACTTTTAAAATAGTTAAGAATTAATTCTGGGATAAACCCGATTGATTACGTATTCAAAAAATCACCTACTTCTTTTTTAATAAACGCTAACGCTGTACTGCTTGGCGATTCTTGTTCCATCATTTCGGTGAGAATCACTTCGCGTAATTTATCGGCAGAAGTCACTTTTTCAGATAAACTAGCTTTTCTAACCAACTGAATCGTCGTATTTTTTGAAGCAATAATGATATTCCAACATTGATCGCTCATATAAATTTGTTGTGATAAGTTGTGATCAAACTCTTGTTCAATGCTCATAATGAGCAAACGCTCATACTCATTTACATCAGAAGAAGCTGGTGTTACGCGAATTAATAATTTTGTTGGTGTAATGCGTTCTAAAAATAACGAAAGTCGCTCATAGGCTTGCAAACGAATTGGCAAGGCTTCTTTTTGTGCATCTTTGTGCAATAAATAACGTCTTCTTTTGTCTTCATTCAACATGTGATCTCTAAAGAAAAAATAAGCAATTCCTCCAGTAATAATGGCAGGAACTGTATACATTAACAAATCAAAAATTTTATCTTCCATAAAAAATAGCAGTTTTAGCAAACTTAATACGTTTTTACTAACTGGGCAAATAAACATTTATTGTATGAAAGTGCTATTTAAATAAATGAAACACATGTTTCTTTCAATGGCGAGTTTGTTTGTGATACATAAGTTTTATATTTGAGTTGTACTTATTAATTCATAAAAATCCTCTCTCATGAAAGTAAAACTACATTGCATGTATGCATTCTTGTGCATATTATTTTTTAATGCTGTAACAGCACAAAACATTAATATTCCTAACTATGATTTTGCAACCGATTTAAATGGTTGGTCAATTGCAGGAAATAATATTAGCATGTCCAATTCTAATTCTTCCTACACAAGCGGCGTTTTGGCTATTGAAAATTCAAGTTTTAATCAAGAAACATTTGTAATAACGTCACCAACCTTTCCTTTATTCGCAAGTGATAACTATGTATTTTTTACAGAATACGGTCATTATTTCTTTGATGCAATGATGGGCGCATTTCAGATAAGTCAACTTTCTAGTGTTGTATTAAAAAATTCGGCAGGAACTGTTGTACAATCATTCAATCTAACCTGTTCAAATTATGGAGGCGGACCAGGCGCAATGGACTTTTGCGAGAGTTCTCCTTTTCTAATTGATACTACCGATAATTATTATCTAGAACTCACAGGAAGCGTCGGTAATTTAGATAGTAATAATTATGATGAAACCTATAATTTTGGAACTATCAACTTATACAAAGACAATTCGCCACACAGCGTACAAGGAAAAGTTACGTATGATGAAAATGCTGATAATTGTGCGACATCAACCTATACACCTTCTAATATTCTAGTAAAAAGTACGGCTTCAACAAGTGGAAATGTATTTTATTCAAACACAAATACCTTAGGGAATTATGGTTTTACTTTTGATGAAAATGGAACCGTTACAACGGAAATAGCGAACGCATCAATTACTTCAACTCCAGCAAATTATTCAAATACATTTTCGTCACCACAAACTATTAGTAATCAAAATTTTTGTATTACTTCTAGCATTGTTGGAACTGATGTTTCGGTAATTATTGTTCCGACAACAGATGCGCGACCTGGTTTTAATAGTAATTACAGCATTGTATACACCAATAATGGAGGAACTACCGCAAGTGGCGCAATTGATTTAATGTATGATAATACGTTGGTGAATCATTTGTCATCTTCTCCAACAGAAAATAGTTCAACGGCAAATTCTTTAAGCTGGAATTATACAAACTTAGCACCTTTTGAAACGAGAGTAATTAATGTGTTTTTTAACATTAATACACCACCAACGGTTAATAATGGTGATATTTTATCTTTTCAGGCTAACATAACTCCAATAGCAGAAACAAATACGGCAAACAACACATTCGAATTGCAACAAATTACCATTGGTTCGTATGATCCTAATGATGCACTCGTTTTACAAGGTCCATTACTAAACTATACGCAAGCATATGAAGATTTGTATTTCAGAATTCGTTTTCAGAATACGGGAACAGCTTCCGCGATTAACATTAATGTAAACACCATTTTAGATGCTGATTTAGATTGGTCAACATTTACGCCAGTATATGCTTCTCACGCATATGTTACAAACCTAAGTGGTAATAAAGTAAACTTTCAGTTTGATAATATAAATTTAGCAGATAGCACTTCTGATGAACCAAATAGTCACGGTCTTATTGTGTTCAAAGCGCGAACGACTCCAAGTTTTACCGTTGGAGATGTTGTAGAATGCAAAGCAGATATCTATTTTGATTACAACTTACCAATTATCACAAATACGGCGACAACTCAAATAGATGGAACACTTTCTTTAGAGAATGCGTCTGATAATGAAGCTACTTTTACAATGTATCCGAATCCTGTGAGAGATCAGTTTGAGGTTTCAATCAAAGAAGCAGCTACATTTACAATTACAAATATGAACGGACAAGAACTTCAAAAAGGTGTTTTACATACTGGAAATAATACACTTAATATGACAAACGCTTCAAGCGGAATTTACTTTCTAAAAGTGGTTTCAGCGAGTGGTTTTTCGACTAAAAAAATAATTAAGCACTAATTGAAAATGCATTCAGCACTGTTCATTTTTCAATTACCGAAGCTGTTGTCTAACTTTTCTGGTTCGCAGGAAATAACAATTTATAGCTATGTAATTTGCATTGTTATAGGAACAATAGTAGCCGCAGTATATACTTTATGGAACTCAAAAATAGGATTTGAAACAGCAAAACTATCAAACACCTTTTTTTATCTCATATTCGTAGCTGGATTTTTAGGAGGAAAGTTTTTCTATTACATGCAAAATCCTATGTTATACATAGATAATCCGGCTTTACTATTTGATAATTTTTCAGGCGGATTTGTGTTTTATGGATCGGTAATCACCATAATTCCTTCTATTATTTGGTATTTAAAAAGTGAAAAATCAAAGTTTTAACTGTGCTAATTATTTGTAACAATACGCTAATTAAAAACGCCTACATTTGTAACAAACGCCTAAAATACATTCTATTGAAACCAAAAAAACTCCATATCACTATATTCTGTATACTGTTATGGAGTTTTTCTTTTGCGCAACAATACACAAATTACACCACCAAAGATGGTTTACCTAGCAATCATGTGTATACAATTTTACAAGATGCGCAAGGCTTTATGTGGTTTTTGACCGATAAAGGAATGGTGAAATATAATGGCAGTAATTTTACAACTTTTACGACAAAAGATGGTTTGTCTAACAACGATGTTTGGGAAGCTTTTACAACGCCAGATGGAAAAATATGGTACTTTTCTAAAGCTTCTTCACTTGGATACATAAAGAATGATAGCGTCGTTTCTTTTCCAAACTCCACGAGAGGAGAAATCATAAATCCAACATATTCATTTCAACTAGGAAACGACATTTATCCTATGGGAACTAATAAACTGTATCATCTAAAAAATGGTACATGGAAAATTTTTTACACATTAAAAAATATTACTGATGATGAAGATGCTTACATACATGATTATACTAAAATCTTTCATGAAAATATAAATTATTTAAAGGTTCATTACAAAAATGAAAAATTTAGTATTCACGATCATGATCAGAAAAAACTTAAAGAAATTTATGCAAAAGAAATTTTACACAAACATACTGTCAGAGGTCAAATTACGGATAGTTTATTTTTTTGGACTTCAAATAAAATGTATTCGATATTAAATTTGAATACGCTAAAATTTAGCAGTTACAATTTTAAGGATGAAGTAGGAATTGAAGTAGTAAATTATTCAAGAATCAACTTAGTTGGCGATCAATTGCAAATTACGGGTACTGGTTTTGTGGGTTTTTTAGATGCTGATCTTCACATCAAAAATCCTTTCTATTTTCCATCAACGCTACATGCACATTTTGGTTTTGTAGACAACCTTAATACGGTTTGGCTTTCAACATTTAACAA from Kordia antarctica encodes the following:
- a CDS encoding c-type cytochrome encodes the protein MAASTKRGKVIYDNVCVQCHMANGEGVANVFPPLAKSNWLKDKVTESIRSIKYGLQGEITVNGEKYNSVMSPLGLSDQEVADVMNYTSNVWGNISDQMFTAEQVSKVKKK
- a CDS encoding M1 family metallopeptidase; the protein is MIKQILLLCLLLLNSLLFAQQTEIVDFKTAKVDVVLRPQLKEIGIDVLYEFEILKDTDSIYLDLRTLDTYKVYQQSFEGTHRYSDKKIIFKSKFKKGEKHSVGLAAFTHPTKAMYFIDWNEKEGRKQVWTQGQGKYISNWLPSFDDVNEKVEFDFSITFDKDFEVIANGKLLKKESPNDSLTKWYFDMKQPMSSYLAAIAIGKYKKKIEISKSGIPLEMYYYPEDEAKFEPTYRYTKQIFDFLEEEIGVAYPWQNYKQVPVKDFLYAGMENTSTTLFSDSFVVDSIGFVDKNYVNVNAHELAHQWFGDLVTAKSGEHHWLQEGFATYYALLAEKEVFGDDYFYWKLYTSALQLQKLNDGKGESVMNPKASSLTFYQKGAWVLHALRTKVGEKPFKKSVQRYLNLYKFKSAETNDFIKIVEEESGQNLDAFVKTWLVKKQLPDYFYSFERLLAIDSSPDFSMYQYLGGMPGAPAQVASFRKFKTSKESATTCVNISQIFKLSQNELVQKEVPISEELLVNLVKNAPKDSPLASIQVYKEAFKTNNIKIRQAIAQTLTKIPLDLKLEYEDLLNDDSYVTKEAALYNLWSNFPENRKKYLEDTKNIQGFNDQSFRILWLTLAIVTKNYSGHDTPLFYNELSGYTHTKYHFEVRQNAFVFINELQSFTDKNLANLVNGALHHNWRFATFCRNLLDDLIKKEIYKTNFERTMNLLTEKEKAYLIKKMNTK
- a CDS encoding patatin-like phospholipase family protein — translated: MKAIVISGGGSKGAFAGGVAQYLIEEQDKKYDMFLGTSTGSIIAPLLGLDDVPKLKEIYTSVNQRSIFSRNPFVVRKKKGITFVSINYLNVFLQQLKGKRTFGETKNLRKLIKTKFSKEEFTSLKASGKEVVVTVTNLTKNKVEYKSIKDYAYEDFCDWIWISCNYVPFMSLVTKNGDEYADGGFGCIVPIHEAIKRGATEIDAIILEAETDVENKILGRNPFSLMANLFRFMINQIERHDITIGKLSAKFRDVKLNLYFTPTKLTDNSLVFNKKQMAEWWEQGYEYAKIKNETVKD
- a CDS encoding T9SS type A sorting domain-containing protein, which produces MLKKSTFFIVLFAFFQCAFGQNFKYIQIEMFDQTPSFSFVGAPTYYYDAPPGATNYSNDAGLNAILTGNNVNAYDNIESIPQTSVNGFANWTLVVCDNCDNVQLASDLNAYSSVIRNAYPLNDRISYNHMYVSIQDIAIGIPTGTDNGVITTNDAGLNAIFAANNVYFYEQAIPASSQNALLRVYNLMCDCDASMLETQLTAYNTVIEFAERRYIQSQALSTTEVTFSDVNVYPNPVENTLYISKTSAIETLEIYSIQGQMILKKTNQFETIDVSTLKSGLYFLKLTDSTNRSTTFKIVKN
- a CDS encoding DUF7935 family protein, whose amino-acid sequence is MEDKIFDLLMYTVPAIITGGIAYFFFRDHMLNEDKRRRYLLHKDAQKEALPIRLQAYERLSLFLERITPTKLLIRVTPASSDVNEYERLLIMSIEQEFDHNLSQQIYMSDQCWNIIIASKNTTIQLVRKASLSEKVTSADKLREVILTEMMEQESPSSTALAFIKKEVGDFLNT
- a CDS encoding T9SS type A sorting domain-containing protein; amino-acid sequence: MKVKLHCMYAFLCILFFNAVTAQNINIPNYDFATDLNGWSIAGNNISMSNSNSSYTSGVLAIENSSFNQETFVITSPTFPLFASDNYVFFTEYGHYFFDAMMGAFQISQLSSVVLKNSAGTVVQSFNLTCSNYGGGPGAMDFCESSPFLIDTTDNYYLELTGSVGNLDSNNYDETYNFGTINLYKDNSPHSVQGKVTYDENADNCATSTYTPSNILVKSTASTSGNVFYSNTNTLGNYGFTFDENGTVTTEIANASITSTPANYSNTFSSPQTISNQNFCITSSIVGTDVSVIIVPTTDARPGFNSNYSIVYTNNGGTTASGAIDLMYDNTLVNHLSSSPTENSSTANSLSWNYTNLAPFETRVINVFFNINTPPTVNNGDILSFQANITPIAETNTANNTFELQQITIGSYDPNDALVLQGPLLNYTQAYEDLYFRIRFQNTGTASAININVNTILDADLDWSTFTPVYASHAYVTNLSGNKVNFQFDNINLADSTSDEPNSHGLIVFKARTTPSFTVGDVVECKADIYFDYNLPIITNTATTQIDGTLSLENASDNEATFTMYPNPVRDQFEVSIKEAATFTITNMNGQELQKGVLHTGNNTLNMTNASSGIYFLKVVSASGFSTKKIIKH
- a CDS encoding prolipoprotein diacylglyceryl transferase family protein, producing the protein MHSALFIFQLPKLLSNFSGSQEITIYSYVICIVIGTIVAAVYTLWNSKIGFETAKLSNTFFYLIFVAGFLGGKFFYYMQNPMLYIDNPALLFDNFSGGFVFYGSVITIIPSIIWYLKSEKSKF